The DNA window GTCACACCGGGCCCTGACGAGAAGGTTGCCGACGGCGTCGAGATCGTCGTCACCCGTGACCGCACCGAAACGAAGACCGAGACCACCGATGTCGACCCGCCGGAGCAGCGCATCGAGGATCCGACGATGAACATGAGCCGAACCGTCGTCGAGAACCCCGGTGCCCCCGGACTCTCCGACATCACCTGGGAGATCAACACCGTCAACGGCGCCGAGGTCGGCCGCGAGAAGGTCGACGAGGACGTCAAGGTTCCGGCGCAACCGAAGGTCGTCCGCGTCGGTGCGAAGCCGGGTACAGAGGTCCCGCCCGTCGAGAACGGTGCGACGTGGGATGCGCTCGCTCAGTGCGAGGCAACTGGCAACTGGGCGATCAACACCGGCAACGGCTTCTACGGTGGCGTGCAGTTCGATCAGAACACCTGGGAGCGCCAAGGCGGCCTCAAGTACGCACCACGCGCCGACCTCGCCACCCGCGAGGAGCAGATCGCCATCGCATCGGTGACGCAGAAGTCCCAGGGCTGGGGTGCATGGCCCGCATGCACCGCTCGCCTCGGCTACCGATGACCCACTCACTCCGCGGGCCCCGGGTCTGGAACAGGTGCGTAGAGTTTTCACAGTGCTTGAACATGTGAGGGAACCTGCGGCGCTGCTCGGTCCCGCAGAAGTACGATCTCTCGCCGCCGAGTTGGACGTACGGCCCACCAAGTCGCTCGGACAGAACTTCGTCCACGACGCCAACACCGTGCGCCGCATCGTCGTCTCCGCCGGCGTCGGGGGAGCGGACACCGTTCTCGAAGTCGGCCCGGGTCTCGGATCGCTGACGCTCGCGCTTCTCGACGTCGCCGACGCCGTCATCGCCGTCGAGATCGATCCCAAGCTCGCCGGGCGGCTCCCGCAGACCGTAGCCGAGCGTGCCCCCTCGCATACCGAGCAACTCACGGTGGTCGAGTTCGACGCCCTCCGAGTGACCGCGTCGGACATCCCGGGTGAGCCGACGGCGCTGGTGGCGAACCTGCCGTACAACGTGGCCGTCCCAGTTCTGCTTCACCTCTTCTCCGAACTGCCCTCCCTGCGCACAGCCATGGTGATGGTCCAGGCAGAGGTAGCCGACCGGTTGGCCGCCGATCCGGGTAGCAAGATCTACGGCATCCCCAGCGTCAAGGCGAACTTCTTCGGAACCGTGAAACGCGCAGGTTCGGTAGGCCGTTCGGTGTTCTGGCCGGTGCCGAAAGTGGAGTCGGGGCTCGTTCGGATCGATCGGTACGCCGAGCCACCATGGTCGATGGACGACGCCCATCGACGGAAGGTCTTCGCCGTGGTCGACGCTGCCTTCGCGCAGCGCCGCAAGACACTGCGTGCCGCACTCGCTGGCTGGGCCGGATCGCCCGTCGAGGCGGAGCGGCGTCTTCGGGAGGCAGACATCGACCCCTCGGCACGCGGGGAGACACTCGACGCCGCCGCGTTCGTCAGGTTGGCGGGAACGCGCCCCTGATCGCCTTGGCCGCCGGCCTTCTGATCGCCTTGGCCGGCCCCTGATCGCTTGAATGGTCCATTCATACGGTTAGATAGCTTCCGTGGTTCATTCAAGCGGGCAGCTCGAGGGCAGAGCTGTACCGCCGACTGAGCAGCGCATGCCTTTCCGCCATCCGAGCACATTCCTCACGCAGCTCCGGCGGATCGAGGACGGTGAAGTCGGTGTCGAAAGCGGACAACCACCGCGCGATCGACGGCAGCGAATCCCCGGACAAGATGATGGTGCAGGCGTCGTCGCCGCTCGATTCGAGGGTTCCCCACTCCTCGTCGACCATCGGCGCGATGGTCTGGATCGAGGCGTGCAGCTTTATTCTCGCCTGCACCTGGCTGAATGCGCGGTCGATTCCGGCGGCGACGAATGCCGCGGCGCCGCCGGTCGGAAGTTCCCGCGGGGAAAAGCGAGGGCCCGTCGGGATCTTCGGTTGCAGTCGGTCGACGCGGAAGGATCGCCAGTCCTCGCGCATAAGATCCCATCCGAGCAGGTACCAGCGGGCACCAGCCCGAACGAGGCTGTACGGCTCCACCTCGCGGCGGGCTTCGGTTCCGTCGTGCGTGCGGTAGTCGAATCGCAGACGTTCGTGGTTGTGACAGACACCGGCGACGACCGACAGGACCGACGCGTCCACCGCAGATCGTGGGGGCCTTTCGACGACATCGATACGTAGGGCGTCGAGCCGGTGCCGGATGCGCGACGGCATGACCTGACGTAGCTTCGTCAGAGCCCGCAACGAAGCCTCTCCGATGCCTGCGACCGAGTCGGTTGCCGCGGACTGCAGCCCGAACGCC is part of the Rhodococcus sovatensis genome and encodes:
- a CDS encoding transglycosylase family protein, which codes for MSSIARLNSTRSLTLYLVVAALLVTLIVGGATAVARHKTVTIDVDGEMITLSTMTSDVDGALQAAGYEASDKDLVAPSGKEPLSDGETVVYRRARELNVTVDGQPQQIWTTALTVDEALQQMNLAEDVHVSASRGERLPLEGTELDVALPKQVSLVDGAAPATPVTLAAPTVRELLEEAGTPLEQADSVTPGPDEKVADGVEIVVTRDRTETKTETTDVDPPEQRIEDPTMNMSRTVVENPGAPGLSDITWEINTVNGAEVGREKVDEDVKVPAQPKVVRVGAKPGTEVPPVENGATWDALAQCEATGNWAINTGNGFYGGVQFDQNTWERQGGLKYAPRADLATREEQIAIASVTQKSQGWGAWPACTARLGYR
- the rsmA gene encoding 16S rRNA (adenine(1518)-N(6)/adenine(1519)-N(6))-dimethyltransferase RsmA, with the protein product MLEHVREPAALLGPAEVRSLAAELDVRPTKSLGQNFVHDANTVRRIVVSAGVGGADTVLEVGPGLGSLTLALLDVADAVIAVEIDPKLAGRLPQTVAERAPSHTEQLTVVEFDALRVTASDIPGEPTALVANLPYNVAVPVLLHLFSELPSLRTAMVMVQAEVADRLAADPGSKIYGIPSVKANFFGTVKRAGSVGRSVFWPVPKVESGLVRIDRYAEPPWSMDDAHRRKVFAVVDAAFAQRRKTLRAALAGWAGSPVEAERRLREADIDPSARGETLDAAAFVRLAGTRP
- a CDS encoding YafY family protein, which translates into the protein MRETSARLLKLLSLLQTRRDWAGADLAERLAVTPRTVRRDVDKLREIGYPVNATAGVGGGYQLGAGAEMPPLLLDDDEALAVAFGLQSAATDSVAGIGEASLRALTKLRQVMPSRIRHRLDALRIDVVERPPRSAVDASVLSVVAGVCHNHERLRFDYRTHDGTEARREVEPYSLVRAGARWYLLGWDLMREDWRSFRVDRLQPKIPTGPRFSPRELPTGGAAAFVAAGIDRAFSQVQARIKLHASIQTIAPMVDEEWGTLESSGDDACTIILSGDSLPSIARWLSAFDTDFTVLDPPELREECARMAERHALLSRRYSSALELPA